CCGTAATTCCGTGTTCTCTTCCGAAACAAGGTTTAACACGTTGTTCTTTCGTATGCTCGATATGATGTTTTCGTCAGGCGCTTCTGTGATGTTCTGTTCGTTGAACCAATGGTACCTTCGTGCATATGCGTTATCCATACCCTGTTGAATGACGCAATAGTTACCGTGCTCATCGAATATGAACGCATGATGATACAACGTGAATCCGTCCTGAACACAGGAGTTATCCACCTTGGCGATCAGTTTACTCTTTTCGACGAATTCTTCCGTTACCCTACCGGGCAACGATAACAGTTCGCCGAAACGGTTTATCTCGTCTGGTGTGTTGAGAGAGGTTTTACCTTTACCCCCGGCCACAACCAAACCGAACTCTTCCGGTTGTTTGTTGATAGCGATTTTGAGTGCGGCTGTCGTGGTCGTGGTAGTACCGCTCGAATGCCAATCGAACCCGAGCACACAGGATAACGCCTGAAACCATAACGGGTCTGCCAACCGTTCCAGAAACGTCTTGGTCCCGTATTCTGTAACGATGTACTTTGTCACCGTACCCGCCAACCTAACCATACGGTTGAACAACCATCTCGGCGCATGACCTGTGTGAAGCGGCAGGTCTGTTACACCTGTTTTTTTCGGATATGCCATCTTTTAACATTTTGGCTTTGCCTCTATAAAATGTTTTTGATTGTCTGATAGAACATGACCACTGCAACCAAAGGAAGGACGATTTTGACCCATAACACAACAATTCTAGCAGTTCTTCTACCGAGCCCGTACCGTTGTAGAAATCTTGCAAAATCTTCCGTGTTCCACAACAACCCGAGCACCGTGATAAGCATTATTACTACCGGTACTGTGAGATTTACGAAGTAATGGTCGTACATCTCGAGACACGGGTGACCGCCGCACCGGAAGTTCATAGGCGTGTATCCGAGTGCTACGGGTAATCCCAGTACGAACAGCAGACACATGATTACGGGGACAACGGTCCTACGTTCGAGTCCGACGATTGTGTGGATGTTGTGGTACAGGTATTCTACGACTGCGATGATCGATGTGATCCCTGCGATGAACAGTATGAAATAGAAAGTTCCGCCTATCACGTGTCCCATGGGCATGGTATTGAATATGTGGGGTAATGTCACGAACGCCAGTTCAGGACCCTCGCCGGGGTTGAGTCCGAAGGCATGCACAGTAGCAAATATCATCATCCCTGCAACGAGCGCTATCGTCAGGTCTGACAGCGACACCGCTAACGCGTCAACAACCGGGTTGGAACGTTTTGAATACGATGCATAGGTGAGCGTTATCCCTACACCTGCGGAAAGAGAGAACGTTACCTGAGCCATGGCCAGCAACCACGTCTGTAAATCTTTCAACGAATCAAAGTTACTGGTGAACATGAATTCTATGCCGTCAGTACCGCCGGGGAGATTGAGCGCATAAACGAGGATGATGACCGTCAGAACGACCATCAACGGTATTAACAGTTTAACAAACCGTTCTATACCG
The sequence above is a segment of the Candidatus Micrarchaeota archaeon genome. Coding sequences within it:
- a CDS encoding DUF763 domain-containing protein gives rise to the protein MAYPKKTGVTDLPLHTGHAPRWLFNRMVRLAGTVTKYIVTEYGTKTFLERLADPLWFQALSCVLGFDWHSSGTTTTTTAALKIAINKQPEEFGLVVAGGKGKTSLNTPDEINRFGELLSLPGRVTEEFVEKSKLIAKVDNSCVQDGFTLYHHAFIFDEHGNYCVIQQGMDNAYARRYHWFNEQNITEAPDENIISSIRKNNVLNLVSEENTELRRDIIDVVIEREYAKHRLRDLVDRDIKEGPKFVRMPRHHSVDYGKLSLSSKEVVLLDNVRRRLETSNCEFKDLLLQRGIGPKKLRALALIAQLVYGTEIDWDDPVKYSFAHGGKDGHPYPVDRETYDASITMLEEALETQPKFLEKLHRFINGTEKV
- a CDS encoding sodium-dependent transporter, which produces MKVVSKRSAHGWSTRLGYILATVGSAVGLGNYWRFPYVVGAHGGGGFIVAYVVLLITAGAPLLFLEMSLGKRFKTSFYQLLKKHRLGMLIVFPLLFGIVVMSYYVVLVGWTLNYALFALTGNLPTLDEYTQSYLTVPMMVAVLIISGSIVALGVRGIERFVKLLIPLMVVLTVIILVYALNLPGGTDGIEFMFTSNFDSLKDLQTWLLAMAQVTFSLSAGVGITLTYASYSKRSNPVVDALAVSLSDLTIALVAGMMIFATVHAFGLNPGEGPELAFVTLPHIFNTMPMGHVIGGTFYFILFIAGITSIIAVVEYLYHNIHTIVGLERRTVVPVIMCLLFVLGLPVALGYTPMNFRCGGHPCLEMYDHYFVNLTVPVVIMLITVLGLLWNTEDFARFLQRYGLGRRTARIVVLWVKIVLPLVAVVMFYQTIKNIL